GATGGTCTGCACCGCCGGCTCGTTCGGGTCGCCGGCGTCGCCGTTGCCCAGCGCCTGCGCGCCGATCGCGGCCTGGCGCGCCCGCCGCGGCGCAATCGCCGCGACCTGCACCGGCGGCGCCGCCACCCGGACCGCGCCGTGCTCGGCCCAGCGCGCCAGCTCGTCGCGCACCGCGCCGACGCCGGCGAGCGCGGTGCGATCGGGCGCCTTGGCCTGGATCGTCTCGGGCACCTCGTCGTTGACGCTCGGCGACGACACCTGATCGCGCTCGTCGATCTGGAAGTGCAGCGCCACCAGCGGATCGGCCGGCCCGGTCGCCAGCGGCGACGGCGTCACCGACAGGCCCTCGCTGGCGCCGGCGGGGTCGTGGAACAGGTTCTGGTAGTGCAGGTACGGCCGCGCGCTCTCGCTCACGCGCAGCTCCTCGAGCCGCGCCGTCAGCGCGTCGGCCAGATCGGCCTCGCGATCCTGGGCCGCGCGCTCGACCGCGGCCACCGAGGCCGCGACCTGGCCGTCGACCTCGCGCACGCCGGCGCGGTACCAGCCGATCAGGACGATCGCGATCGCGCCGCTGATCAGCGCCGCCACCACGAACGTCCGGCCGCCGATCACGGCCCCTCCAGGCCCCAGGCGTAGCCGGCGCCCTTGACCGACACGACGATGCGCGGGTGGGCCGGGTCGCGCTCGATCTTCTTGCGCAGCACCACGATCGCCATGTCGACCGCGCGCGTGTGCAGGTCGCCGCGCTGGCCGAACACCTGCTCGAGGATCTCGGCTCGCGACACCGCGCGCCCGCGCTGCCGATGCAGCCACCGCACCAGCCCGGCCTCGCGCGGGGTCAGCGGCGCCACCGCGTCGCCGCGGCGCACGGTCAGGCGCCCGAGATCGAGGACGGCGCCGTCGACGTCGAGGTGCTCGACCACCTCGGCCGGGGCCCGCCGGCCCAGCGCCCGGACCCGGGCCAGGAGCTCGCGGGCCGAGAACGGCTTGGTGACGTAGTCGTCGGCGCCCTCGCCCAGCCCGCGGACCTTGTCGTCCTCGCTGCCGCGCGCGGTCAGCATCAAGATCGGCATGCCCGGCCGCGCCGCGCGCAGCCGCCGGCACACGTCCATGCCCGACAGCCGCGGCAGCATCAGATCGAGGACGATCAGGTCCCAGGCCTCGGCCAGCCCGCGCTCGACCGCGGCCAGGCCGTCGGCGACCGCCAGGGCGTCGTGGCCGTCCCCGCCGAGCAGGTCGAGCAAGCCCTCGCGGAGGCTGGCCTCGTCTTCGACCACCAGGATGCGCACGCCCCCAGTGTGCCATCCCCGCCGCCCCGGTAGGTCAGGCCCGTGTAAGGCCGCCGGCGATCGCCGCGCTCACCACGGCGTGTCGCGGTAGTCCTTGAGGAACCGGCCCCAGAGGTGGTGGCCGGTGGCGTGGCCGCTGAACACCGGATCGAGCACCCGGGCGGCACCGTCGACGATGTCGAGCGGCGGGTGGAAGCCGTGGACCTGGGTCTTCATCGCGGCGATCGTGACCGGGTCCTCGTCGGTGACCCAGCCGGTGTCGACCGCGTTCATGTGGATGCCGTCGCGCACGTAGTCCGCGGCCGAGGTCCGCGTCAGCATGTTGAGCGCGGCCTTGGCCATGTTGGTGTGCGGGTGCTTGTCGGTCTTGAACCGGCGGTAGAACTGCCCCTCCATCGCCGACACGTTGACGATGTGCTTGTCCTTGGTCGGCACCGCCATCATCAGCGGCTTGAGCCGCGCGTTGAGCACGAACGGCGCGATCGCGTTGACCAGCTGGACCTCGAGCAGCTCGGCGGTCGGCACGTCGGCCAGGGTCATGCGCCACGAGTTCGTGTCGCGCAGATCGACCTGCTGCAGATCGGCGTCGTAGTGCCCGGCCGGGAACAGGTGGCTGCCGCGCTCGAGGTCCTCGGCCAGGACCGGCACCTGCGACAGCACCGCCGCGCGCCACAGCCCGGCCGGCGCGCCGTCGCTGGTGGCCAGGGCCGCGCCCGACTCGAGCATCGGCGCGGCGGCGTGCTCGCCGACGCCCCACCACCGCGCCAGCATCGCGCGCTCGCGCGGGCCGACCTGATCGGGGCCGACCGCCTCGCCGGTCAGCAGGTGATCGTAGAAGCCGCTGGGCCGCCGCACGGTCTGGCAGGCGTTGTTGATCAGCACGTCGAGCCGCGACCACGTCGCCCGCACGTGCGCGCACAGCGCCTCGACCGAGGGCGTGTGGCGCAGATCGCAGCCGTACACGTGCGCGCGCGTGGCCAGGTCGGCGCCGTCGGGCTCGGCCGCGAGGCGTCGGGCGGCGTCGACCGGGAACCGCGTGACGATGATGGTCTCGGCCCCGGCCCGCAGCAGCTTCTTCGCGATCTCGGCGCCGATCTTGACCCGGGCGCCGGTCACCAGCGCGACCCGGCCGCGCAGGTCGACGGTCTGGTTGCGCTTGCGCCAGTTCTCGTCGGCGCAGGTCGGGCACATCGCGTCGTAGAACGGGTGCAGCTCGTGGAAGTCGACCTTGCAGACGTAGCAGTTGCGGGCCTCGTGGACCCGGCGCGGCGCGTCGTCGTCGCGGCGGGCCTCGGCCTCGGCCCAGGCGCCGGCGTCGGGCCCGTCGTCGGCGGCGTGGTCGGGATCGTCGATCAGCTCGCCCGGGGGCAGCTCGGGCACCTTGCCCAGCGACGTGAACAGCGGCAGCTTGCGCAGCGCGCGGATGCCGGCGCCGTCGAGGATCGCGCGGTCGGCCGACTTCACCGCCAGCTCGGCCTTGCGGGTCAGGCCCTTGCGCATGGCCTTGCGGGCGTAGCGATCGGGCCGCGACAGCCGCCCGGCCGCCACCATCAGGCGCCGGCGCAGCTCGTCGGACAGCTCGGCGACGCGGCGCGGATCGTCGGCGTAGCCCTCGAGGAGGGCCACCAGCCCGGCGAGGTCGGGCGGCGCGTCGGAGTCGGGCGGGTCGGATGACACGGCGGACGCTCTTAGCACCGCCGCCGCCCGGGCGGAACCCACACCGTATATATACGGTCCATGCGGATCCTGGCCTTGCTCGTGGCGGCGGCGGCGTGCTCGTCGTCGTCCCCGCCGCCCTCGTCGCCGGCGACGCCGCTGCCGACGCCGCCCTCACCGGCGACGCCGACGACCTACCACGCCACGATCCGCTGGACCGAGCACGGCGTGCCCCACATCGTCGCCGCCGACGTCGGCGGCCTCGGCTTCGGCCAGGGCTACGCCCAGGCGCGGGCGCACCTGTGCGAGCTCGCCGACGGGTTCGTGCGGGTGCGGGGCGAGCGCGCCCGCTACCTCGGCCGCGGCCCCGACGACGCCCACGTCCAGAGCGACGTGGTCCACCTGCAGCTCGGCTACCTCGCCCGCGCCCGCGCGCGCTTGCCGTCGACGTCGGCCGAGACCCGGGCGATGGTCGCGGGCTTCGCCGCCGGCTACAACCTGGCGCTGGCGCGCACGGCCCCGGCCGAGCAGCCGCGCGCGTGCCAGGGCGCCGCGTGGCTGACGCCGATCACCGACGTCGACGTCGCGGCCTACCTGCTGTCGCTCCAGGAGCTGGCGTCGACCCGGTTCCTGGCCGGCGCGATCGCCGGCGCCCAGCCCGGCGCGCCGACCGCCGCCGCGCCGCTGCCGTCGACGCCGGCCGGGGCCTCCAACGCCTGGGGCCTCGGGGCCGACCGCACCGCCAGCGGCGGCGGCGTGCTGATCGGCAACCCGCACTTCCCGTGGCAGGGCGATCTGCTGTTCCACGAGGCCCACCTGACGATCCCCGGCGACCTCGACGTCTACGGCGCGGCGCTGATCGGCACGCCCGGCATCCAGATCGGCACGACGCCGCACCACGCCTGGAGCCACACGTTCTCGGCCTCGACCCACATGGTCGTCTACCGGCTGGCGCTGACCGCGACCAGCGCGCTGCGCTACCGCCACGGCGACGCCACGGTGCCGATCACCGCGAGCCAGCTCGCGATCGCGGTGCGCGGCGACGACGGCGAGATCACCGTCGAGCGCCACACCGCGTACAACAGCGCGGTCGGCCCGATGCTCGACCTGCCCGGCGCCGGCTGGGACGGCCCCGGCGGCTTCGCGTTCACGCTGCGCGACGTCGCCGGCGGCGGCGCGCTCGCGCTCGATCAGTACCTGGCGATGGCGCGGGCGCAGACGCGGGCCGAGTTCGAGGCCGCGCTGGCGCTGCACGGCACGCCGTTCGTCAACACCGTCTACGTCGACGGCGCCGGCGACGCGCTCTACGTCGACGGCTCGCGCGTGCCCGACCTGACCTCGGACGCGCTCGCGCGCTGGAACCTGACCCGCAAGCTCGTGCCCGCGGTCGAGGCGGCCTGGGCCCAGGGGCTGGTCATCGTCGACGGCAGCGATCCGTTGAACGACCTGGCCCAGGACGATCCCCACGCCCCCGGCGCCATCCCGTTCGCGCAGGTGCCGCGGGTGCTGCGCCGCGACTACGTGATGAACGCCAACGACAGCGCCCAGTTCACCAACCTG
The sequence above is a segment of the Myxococcales bacterium genome. Coding sequences within it:
- a CDS encoding response regulator transcription factor, with the translated sequence MRILVVEDEASLREGLLDLLGGDGHDALAVADGLAAVERGLAEAWDLIVLDLMLPRLSGMDVCRRLRAARPGMPILMLTARGSEDDKVRGLGEGADDYVTKPFSARELLARVRALGRRAPAEVVEHLDVDGAVLDLGRLTVRRGDAVAPLTPREAGLVRWLHRQRGRAVSRAEILEQVFGQRGDLHTRAVDMAIVVLRKKIERDPAHPRIVVSVKGAGYAWGLEGP
- a CDS encoding SDR family oxidoreductase, which codes for MVAAGRLSRPDRYARKAMRKGLTRKAELAVKSADRAILDGAGIRALRKLPLFTSLGKVPELPPGELIDDPDHAADDGPDAGAWAEAEARRDDDAPRRVHEARNCYVCKVDFHELHPFYDAMCPTCADENWRKRNQTVDLRGRVALVTGARVKIGAEIAKKLLRAGAETIIVTRFPVDAARRLAAEPDGADLATRAHVYGCDLRHTPSVEALCAHVRATWSRLDVLINNACQTVRRPSGFYDHLLTGEAVGPDQVGPRERAMLARWWGVGEHAAAPMLESGAALATSDGAPAGLWRAAVLSQVPVLAEDLERGSHLFPAGHYDADLQQVDLRDTNSWRMTLADVPTAELLEVQLVNAIAPFVLNARLKPLMMAVPTKDKHIVNVSAMEGQFYRRFKTDKHPHTNMAKAALNMLTRTSAADYVRDGIHMNAVDTGWVTDEDPVTIAAMKTQVHGFHPPLDIVDGAARVLDPVFSGHATGHHLWGRFLKDYRDTPW
- a CDS encoding penicillin acylase family protein — encoded protein: MRILALLVAAAACSSSSPPPSSPATPLPTPPSPATPTTYHATIRWTEHGVPHIVAADVGGLGFGQGYAQARAHLCELADGFVRVRGERARYLGRGPDDAHVQSDVVHLQLGYLARARARLPSTSAETRAMVAGFAAGYNLALARTAPAEQPRACQGAAWLTPITDVDVAAYLLSLQELASTRFLAGAIAGAQPGAPTAAAPLPSTPAGASNAWGLGADRTASGGGVLIGNPHFPWQGDLLFHEAHLTIPGDLDVYGAALIGTPGIQIGTTPHHAWSHTFSASTHMVVYRLALTATSALRYRHGDATVPITASQLAIAVRGDDGEITVERHTAYNSAVGPMLDLPGAGWDGPGGFAFTLRDVAGGGALALDQYLAMARAQTRAEFEAALALHGTPFVNTVYVDGAGDALYVDGSRVPDLTSDALARWNLTRKLVPAVEAAWAQGLVIVDGSDPLNDLAQDDPHAPGAIPFAQVPRVLRRDYVMNANDSAQFTNLAAPEAIAPRSPLWGDDQPSPRTLANLAELTLQTGAAGADDRFTLDEAIGAMLSNRSFVAGRLRDEVAAACAAGPTPKKRAAVDPLARPCATLAAWDGRFAVDSQGALLWRAVVDALTSGGPIPWAQRFDRQAPRLTPDGLTTSTADVRAAIAAGAARLTKDGVDLVAPLAAQQQATTSAGAAPVPGGLERDGVANVVSWNSFDATALPRSKPAVTYPVNFGSSFILAVELTPTARTVKALLTYGNSSDPASPWYRDQLAAFGRGELRAVPLTDAAIAADPAYRLEELDQP